A region from the Parasphingopyxis sp. CP4 genome encodes:
- a CDS encoding autotransporter domain-containing protein, whose amino-acid sequence MSAIAVSLLATAPANAVVPNDNFTPADIVDNAGGVNGVGMFFRDDGSVCTGSLINPRTFLFAAHCVNDRPESDFATTVPAAASFDVNALPGFQSWLGNSFASNPDLFVYNLSQIVYHPDSLLRPEAQGFLEADIAIATLDTPANNIPTWALLFSPLPTPTIDPTTGTGYHVNITGYGRTGSGSVGDDTDIDWRRRAAENMLGALASADDRNAIFNSGSVLTQNLYRIDFDDPDQSNEFDFNLWRDEALTREATTAGGDSGGPLILDAANNSLSTEDLVIGVLSGGSKFDNSQEFSSYGTEAYYQPLYLFWDYVVANNPYRYASAQPGDGRWADRNHWITDLDPAYRIIDSNGNVVNGIPDDLGDGIAGDGPDFGEVCSIEGDPGDGCIDLATGNPVPASSPLVLPAATIENGLPGATVFVPNNIDPDPANGTPGRYFDVTLREAGRTRVSRSYTIDRLSLVGPAQLNINGRGDITVLGDFTQAGGILRVDGSLTTGEALIVDGLLRGRGTFDPTFLTLVGGSIQPGNSSVGTLTVMGGLILSSDTLSVFDLRHVGSDRIEVYGDADASGVISLGGTARFLHRSGSAPRDGTTQEIITAEDGIQGTYDEVVLGGLGVLVPELTYGANNVIISLTAGSLAENLSEDNAQASAFARGLDSLRSDNYDALYGLYGAIDVMDAARLTATLNNLAPTIVNEAQAVSVGQYDMMVDVVSDRLSMLGTGSLQSGTFSVVGAPEMLGVAASNANVSRATATQMSFAGRLVSNGRTLGTLPENVSGFISGGYEARSSATRFGSRSDNQANWHIAMGLEVELADNLTVGGASAFINGRTTLQGSQAQLMTNQAMVYASYQLGGGAYVAGLGSASVTDIETARYASGSLETARFGNETRALNYVGGMEAGITIGIADGFEVTPRTAMRYSHSEFGGYDEVGSEIALSIEDIREQRLEGRVGFAFSGDTTIGGGWSLRPQISADYVRAIGQSERDMTVRFAQAGGVPILLPGLAADNQWTEMRGGLSLERGNLSITTAFETDIGRSELRDDRAVAELSLRF is encoded by the coding sequence GTGAGTGCGATTGCTGTCTCGCTCTTGGCGACGGCGCCCGCAAATGCCGTTGTTCCGAACGATAATTTCACACCCGCTGACATTGTCGACAATGCAGGCGGAGTGAATGGCGTCGGCATGTTCTTTCGCGACGACGGCAGTGTATGCACCGGGAGCCTTATCAATCCGCGGACCTTCCTGTTCGCCGCACATTGCGTGAACGACCGGCCGGAAAGCGATTTCGCAACCACCGTACCGGCCGCCGCCTCATTCGACGTGAATGCATTGCCGGGATTCCAGAGCTGGCTTGGCAACAGCTTTGCCAGCAACCCAGACTTGTTTGTCTATAATTTGAGCCAGATCGTCTATCATCCCGATTCCTTGTTGCGGCCAGAGGCGCAAGGCTTTCTTGAGGCGGATATCGCGATCGCAACTCTCGATACCCCGGCGAACAACATCCCGACCTGGGCGTTGCTCTTCTCGCCCCTCCCCACACCAACGATCGATCCGACGACCGGTACCGGCTATCATGTGAACATTACCGGCTATGGCCGCACCGGTAGCGGTTCTGTCGGGGATGACACCGACATCGATTGGCGTCGTCGCGCGGCAGAAAACATGCTGGGCGCATTGGCATCGGCAGATGATCGCAACGCCATTTTCAATTCGGGCAGTGTTCTGACCCAAAATCTTTATCGGATCGATTTCGACGATCCCGACCAGAGCAATGAGTTTGATTTCAACTTGTGGCGCGACGAGGCACTGACGCGCGAAGCAACCACCGCCGGCGGCGATTCCGGCGGGCCGCTGATCCTCGATGCGGCGAACAATAGCCTGTCGACTGAAGATCTTGTGATCGGCGTGCTTTCCGGCGGCAGCAAATTTGATAACAGCCAGGAGTTCAGCAGCTACGGCACGGAAGCCTATTACCAGCCGCTCTACCTGTTCTGGGACTATGTCGTAGCGAACAATCCCTATCGCTATGCATCGGCGCAGCCCGGCGATGGCCGCTGGGCCGACCGCAACCATTGGATCACTGATCTCGATCCAGCCTATCGGATCATCGATTCGAACGGCAATGTGGTGAATGGCATTCCGGATGATCTGGGTGATGGAATTGCCGGCGACGGGCCGGATTTCGGCGAGGTTTGCTCGATCGAGGGCGATCCGGGAGACGGCTGTATCGACCTTGCAACAGGAAATCCGGTACCGGCCTCAAGTCCGCTTGTGCTTCCCGCCGCGACAATTGAGAATGGCCTGCCTGGTGCCACCGTGTTCGTACCGAACAATATCGATCCGGACCCAGCAAACGGCACGCCGGGCCGCTATTTTGACGTGACGCTTCGGGAGGCGGGCCGCACGCGGGTATCGCGCAGCTATACGATAGACCGTCTCAGCCTGGTCGGCCCGGCCCAGCTCAATATCAATGGCCGGGGCGATATCACGGTGCTCGGCGACTTTACGCAGGCGGGCGGGATCTTGCGCGTCGATGGAAGCTTGACGACCGGAGAAGCCCTGATCGTCGACGGCCTGTTGCGCGGTCGCGGGACGTTCGATCCGACATTCCTGACCCTGGTGGGCGGCAGCATCCAGCCCGGTAATTCCTCGGTAGGCACGCTCACGGTCATGGGTGGCCTCATACTTTCATCGGACACGCTGAGTGTCTTCGATCTCAGGCATGTCGGCTCCGATCGCATCGAAGTCTATGGCGACGCCGATGCCAGCGGTGTCATATCGCTGGGGGGCACGGCCCGCTTCCTGCATCGGTCCGGTTCAGCCCCGCGCGATGGGACCACGCAGGAAATCATTACAGCAGAAGACGGTATCCAGGGCACATATGATGAGGTTGTACTGGGCGGACTCGGCGTCCTCGTCCCGGAACTGACCTATGGCGCCAACAATGTCATAATCTCCCTCACCGCTGGATCGCTGGCCGAGAACCTGTCTGAAGACAATGCCCAGGCCAGCGCCTTTGCGCGCGGCCTCGATAGCCTGCGCAGCGATAATTACGATGCGCTCTACGGTCTGTACGGCGCTATCGACGTGATGGATGCGGCGCGGCTTACGGCGACGCTGAACAATCTCGCGCCGACGATTGTCAACGAGGCCCAGGCCGTGAGTGTTGGCCAATATGACATGATGGTCGATGTGGTCTCGGATCGTCTGTCGATGCTCGGTACAGGATCGCTGCAAAGCGGCACGTTCAGCGTGGTCGGTGCGCCGGAGATGCTCGGTGTTGCAGCGAGCAACGCAAATGTATCGCGGGCAACCGCAACCCAGATGAGCTTTGCCGGACGGCTGGTCTCCAATGGCCGCACGCTGGGCACGCTGCCGGAGAATGTCAGCGGGTTCATCTCGGGTGGCTATGAGGCCCGCAGCAGCGCAACGCGCTTTGGCAGCCGATCCGACAATCAGGCCAACTGGCACATCGCAATGGGCCTGGAGGTCGAGCTGGCTGACAATCTGACCGTGGGCGGTGCATCGGCCTTTATCAACGGCCGCACGACACTCCAGGGGTCCCAGGCCCAGCTCATGACCAACCAGGCCATGGTCTATGCCAGCTACCAGCTGGGCGGCGGCGCTTATGTCGCCGGTCTGGGTTCCGCATCGGTGACCGACATCGAGACGGCCCGCTATGCATCGGGCAGCCTGGAAACGGCGCGCTTTGGCAATGAAACCCGCGCGCTCAACTATGTGGGCGGTATGGAAGCAGGCATTACCATCGGGATTGCTGATGGGTTCGAGGTCACACCCCGGACGGCGATGCGCTACAGCCATTCCGAATTTGGCGGCTATGACGAAGTGGGATCGGAGATCGCCCTGTCGATTGAAGATATACGCGAGCAGCGCTTGGAAGGCCGGGTTGGGTTCGCGTTCAGTGGTGACACGACAATCGGTGGTGGTTGGTCGCTGCGGCCGCAGATCTCGGCGGACTATGTCCGGGCGATCGGCCAGAGCGAGCGGGACATGACGGTCCGCTTTGCCCAGGCCGGCGGCGTACCGATCCTGCTCCCGGGTCTCGCCGCTGACAATCAGTGGACCGAGATGCGCGGCGGGCTGAGCCTGGAGCGCGGCAATCTATCGATCACGACCGCGTTCGAGACCGATATCGGCCGCTCCGAACTGCGCGACGATCGCGCCGTCGCGGAACTCAGCCTCCGCTTCTAG
- a CDS encoding cold-shock protein → MSFDRDRRGRRRDKRDSFGDENYQGYSEPNKFGGGRESGGFDNRGGGGGGGYENRGGGGGGGFRGERMPAQVVGEGKGVVKFFNGQKGFGFIVRDDGGEDVFVHISAVEQAGLTGLAEGQPLSFNLVDRNGKVSASDLVIDGEPMPVPERDERGPQRELTGEKASGTVKFFNSMKGFGFIQRDDGQPDAFVHISAVERAGMPTLNEGDRLDFELEVDRRGKHAAVNLVPKHD, encoded by the coding sequence ATGAGTTTCGATAGGGACCGGCGTGGACGCCGAAGGGATAAGCGCGACAGTTTCGGCGACGAGAACTACCAAGGCTACAGCGAACCAAATAAATTTGGCGGCGGCAGAGAATCCGGCGGTTTTGACAATCGCGGCGGAGGCGGCGGTGGCGGCTATGAGAACCGCGGTGGCGGTGGCGGCGGCGGTTTCCGCGGCGAACGCATGCCAGCCCAGGTTGTTGGCGAAGGCAAAGGCGTTGTAAAATTCTTCAACGGCCAAAAAGGCTTTGGCTTCATCGTCCGTGACGATGGTGGCGAAGATGTGTTTGTGCATATCAGTGCCGTTGAACAGGCCGGCCTGACCGGCCTTGCTGAAGGCCAACCGCTCAGCTTCAATCTCGTTGACCGGAACGGTAAGGTATCGGCCAGCGATCTGGTGATTGACGGGGAGCCGATGCCGGTTCCCGAGCGCGATGAGCGCGGCCCGCAGCGCGAGCTAACCGGTGAGAAGGCAAGCGGTACGGTCAAATTCTTTAACAGCATGAAAGGCTTCGGCTTCATCCAGCGTGATGACGGCCAGCCTGATGCATTTGTCCATATCAGCGCGGTCGAACGTGCTGGCATGCCGACGCTCAACGAAGGCGATCGGTTGGATTTTGAACTGGAAGTGGATCGGCGCGGCAAGCATGCGGCGGTCAATCTCGTGCCTAAGCACGACTAA
- a CDS encoding autotransporter domain-containing protein — protein MSNISSRILSLATTTAVGALALTLAAPANAIVPNDNQTPDDIVDNDGGVNGVGMFFRNDGFVCSGTLINPRTVLFAAHCVNDRPESDYDTGGVISSAFSFDVNALPGFQDWIGNAFASNPELFVYNISRVNYDPRSLADPNAFGFLEGDIALATLDTPASDIPTWALLFSRLPDPDTIDPVDGTGYHVNITGYGRSGSGTTGASQGIDWRRRAAENMLGALTSFDDRNNFLFGQPFGDLPNNLYRLDFDDPNAANPFDFNLYKDEPRASEATTAGGDSGGPLILDAASNDLSDEDLVIGVLSGGSRFFGPQVFSSYGTESFYQAIYNYWDYIVATSPYRYVSAAAGDRNWDDPSHWVTDLDPAFRIINGDGEVVNGLPDFLGAGTESDGPGFGEVCFDPVGANPGDGCGDLSDGTLTPPVRENAPTVTGGVTSRIGVASLDGSEPAAAAAVGPVNSPALASPAGVENAPSVFFPTPVGAPTLDNGLPGATGFVPDNIDPDPSIGQDGRYFDVTLREAGRTRVRTAPTVDRLTLLGDAYLQIREIGNLTVIADYNQIGGRLRVDGTLNTGEALVIDGIIRGRGTFNPTFLTMVGGSLQPGGSDYRTLTIQGDVILSSATNTVFDLALNRNDALAITGDSDNAGSIVLGGNARFVNRRGTSARDGQSFEIITTDGKVIGEFDNVMTANLGVLEASLVYGDDNVVVNLDAGSLAENLEGGNPMASAFATALDSLRGGSYTDLYNLYGNIDVMSAASLTATLNNLAPTIVNEAQAVSVGQYDMMVDVVSDRLSMLGTGSQPTGTFSVVGAPEMLGVAASNSSVSRAAATQMSFAGRVVSNGRTLGTLPDNISGFISGGYENRSSATRFGSRSDNQANWHIAMGLEVEVADNLTVGGASAFINGRTTLQGSEARLQTNQAMAYASYRLGGGAYVAGLGSASVTDIETARYATGSLETARFGNETRALNYMAGVETGMNIGIADGFELTPRAAVRYSHSEFQGYSEVGSEIALSIDDIREQRFEGRVGFAFSGETTVGDGWSLRPQISADYVRAIGQSERDMTVRFAQAGGVPILLPGLAADNQWTEMRGGLSLERGNVSITTAFETDIGRSELRDDRAVAEFTFRF, from the coding sequence ATGTCGAATATTTCAAGCCGTATACTTTCACTCGCTACGACCACCGCAGTTGGTGCGCTGGCACTCACGCTGGCAGCGCCAGCCAATGCGATTGTTCCCAACGACAATCAGACGCCCGACGATATCGTCGACAATGATGGTGGCGTGAACGGCGTTGGCATGTTTTTCCGCAATGACGGTTTTGTGTGCTCCGGCACATTGATCAATCCGCGGACGGTTCTTTTCGCTGCACACTGTGTCAACGATCGCCCCGAAAGCGATTATGACACGGGTGGCGTGATATCATCGGCCTTCTCGTTCGACGTGAATGCGCTTCCGGGCTTCCAGGACTGGATCGGCAACGCCTTTGCGTCCAATCCCGAACTGTTCGTCTACAATATCAGCCGGGTCAATTATGATCCGCGCTCGCTTGCAGATCCCAACGCCTTTGGTTTCCTGGAAGGCGATATCGCGCTCGCAACGCTCGACACGCCGGCATCGGATATCCCGACTTGGGCCTTGCTCTTCTCGCGCCTCCCCGATCCCGACACGATCGACCCGGTGGATGGCACTGGTTATCACGTCAACATCACTGGCTATGGCCGTTCGGGCAGCGGCACGACCGGCGCAAGCCAGGGCATCGACTGGCGCCGCCGCGCAGCAGAAAATATGCTGGGCGCGCTGACATCGTTCGATGATCGCAACAACTTCCTGTTCGGCCAGCCATTTGGCGATCTTCCTAACAACCTTTATCGGCTCGATTTCGATGATCCGAACGCCGCAAATCCGTTCGACTTCAACCTGTACAAGGATGAGCCCCGCGCAAGCGAAGCAACCACCGCGGGTGGTGACTCGGGCGGACCGCTGATCCTTGATGCGGCTAGCAACGACCTGTCGGACGAAGATCTGGTGATCGGCGTTCTGTCTGGCGGCAGCCGCTTCTTCGGACCGCAGGTATTTAGCAGCTACGGCACGGAGAGCTTCTATCAGGCGATCTACAATTATTGGGACTATATCGTCGCAACGAGCCCGTACCGGTATGTTTCCGCTGCAGCGGGAGATCGTAACTGGGATGATCCCAGCCACTGGGTAACCGATCTCGACCCGGCTTTCCGCATCATCAATGGCGACGGCGAGGTGGTGAATGGACTGCCTGATTTCCTCGGTGCTGGCACCGAAAGTGACGGCCCGGGCTTTGGTGAAGTCTGTTTCGATCCGGTTGGCGCCAATCCAGGTGACGGCTGTGGCGATCTTTCAGATGGCACACTGACCCCGCCGGTGCGTGAGAATGCGCCTACAGTGACGGGGGGTGTAACCTCGAGAATCGGTGTTGCATCGCTTGACGGCTCTGAGCCAGCAGCGGCAGCCGCCGTGGGTCCGGTAAACTCTCCGGCACTTGCGTCTCCGGCTGGGGTTGAAAACGCACCAAGCGTGTTCTTCCCGACGCCAGTGGGTGCGCCAACGCTCGACAATGGTCTGCCAGGGGCGACGGGTTTCGTTCCGGATAATATCGATCCGGATCCGTCAATTGGCCAAGATGGTCGCTATTTCGACGTCACGCTGCGTGAGGCGGGCAGAACCCGCGTTCGCACTGCGCCGACCGTTGATCGGTTGACCCTGCTGGGCGATGCGTATCTCCAAATTCGCGAAATCGGCAACTTGACCGTGATCGCCGATTATAACCAAATCGGTGGCCGGCTGCGCGTTGACGGTACCTTGAACACCGGCGAAGCGCTGGTGATCGACGGTATCATTCGCGGCCGTGGTACGTTCAACCCGACCTTCCTTACGATGGTAGGCGGCAGCCTCCAGCCAGGCGGTTCGGATTATCGCACCCTGACAATCCAGGGCGATGTGATCCTGTCTTCGGCCACGAACACAGTGTTCGATCTGGCATTGAACCGGAATGACGCGCTCGCCATTACCGGCGACAGCGACAATGCTGGCAGCATCGTCCTCGGCGGCAACGCCCGGTTCGTTAATCGCCGAGGGACCTCGGCGCGCGATGGTCAATCCTTTGAGATCATCACGACCGACGGTAAGGTTATCGGCGAGTTCGATAACGTCATGACCGCCAATCTTGGTGTATTGGAAGCCAGCCTGGTGTACGGCGACGACAATGTCGTGGTGAACCTGGATGCCGGTAGCCTTGCCGAGAATCTTGAGGGCGGCAATCCGATGGCCTCGGCCTTTGCAACGGCGCTCGATAGCTTGCGCGGTGGCAGCTACACGGATCTCTACAACCTCTATGGCAATATCGACGTGATGAGCGCAGCCAGCCTTACGGCAACGCTGAACAATCTCGCGCCGACGATCGTCAACGAGGCTCAGGCCGTGAGTGTTGGCCAATATGACATGATGGTCGATGTGGTATCGGATCGTCTGTCGATGCTCGGTACGGGTTCACAGCCAACCGGCACGTTCAGCGTGGTCGGTGCGCCTGAGATGCTCGGTGTTGCAGCAAGCAACTCCAGTGTATCGCGGGCCGCGGCAACCCAGATGAGCTTTGCCGGACGGGTGGTCTCCAATGGCCGCACGCTGGGTACGCTGCCTGACAATATCAGCGGCTTCATCTCGGGTGGTTATGAGAACCGCAGCAGTGCAACGCGCTTTGGCAGCCGTTCGGACAATCAGGCCAACTGGCACATTGCCATGGGCCTGGAAGTCGAGGTTGCTGACAATCTGACCGTGGGTGGTGCATCGGCCTTTATCAATGGCCGTACGACGCTCCAGGGTTCCGAAGCCCGACTGCAGACCAACCAGGCCATGGCCTATGCGTCATACCGCCTCGGTGGCGGCGCATATGTCGCCGGTCTGGGTTCCGCATCGGTGACCGACATCGAGACGGCACGCTATGCAACGGGCAGCCTTGAAACGGCACGCTTCGGTAACGAAACGCGCGCGCTCAACTATATGGCTGGTGTGGAAACAGGCATGAACATCGGCATCGCCGATGGCTTCGAACTCACGCCGCGGGCCGCTGTTCGCTACAGCCATTCTGAGTTCCAGGGCTATAGTGAAGTGGGATCGGAGATCGCACTGTCGATCGATGATATCCGCGAGCAGCGCTTCGAAGGCCGGGTTGGCTTCGCCTTTAGCGGTGAAACCACCGTTGGCGATGGCTGGTCCCTGCGTCCGCAAATCTCGGCGGACTATGTTCGGGCCATTGGCCAGAGCGAGCGGGACATGACGGTGCGCTTTGCCCAGGCTGGCGGGGTTCCGATCCTGCTCCCGGGTCTGGCAGCCGACAATCAGTGGACCGAAATGCGCGGCGGGCTTAGCCTGGAGCGCGGCAATGTATCGATCACGACGGCGTTCGAGACCGATATCGGCCGTTCCGAACTGCGTGATGATCGCGCAGTCGCGGAGTTCACCTTCCGCTTCTAG
- a CDS encoding ribonuclease D: protein MTVYFHEEDLPADALGPGPIAVDTETMGLQTPRDRLCVVQLSDGGEDEHLVRFSPGSDYAAPNLKAVLGDPERLKLYHFARFDLAAIEHYLHVTAAPVYCTKIVSRLVRTYTDRHGLKELCREVLSADISKHQQSSDWGAPELSDAQKDYAASDVRFLHRLKEKLDIRLEREGRTELAQACFDFLPHRARLDLAGWPEIDIFAHV from the coding sequence ATGACTGTTTATTTTCATGAAGAAGACTTGCCAGCCGATGCGCTTGGCCCGGGTCCCATCGCCGTCGATACCGAAACCATGGGATTGCAAACGCCGCGTGACCGGCTGTGCGTGGTCCAGCTCTCCGATGGCGGCGAAGATGAGCATCTTGTGCGGTTTTCGCCGGGCAGCGACTATGCCGCTCCCAATCTGAAAGCCGTGCTGGGCGATCCTGAGCGCCTGAAACTCTATCATTTCGCCCGTTTCGACCTGGCCGCCATCGAACATTATCTGCATGTTACAGCCGCGCCGGTATATTGCACGAAGATCGTGTCGCGGCTGGTGCGCACCTATACTGATCGGCACGGGCTCAAGGAATTATGCCGCGAAGTGTTGAGCGCAGACATCTCCAAACATCAGCAATCCTCGGATTGGGGTGCGCCGGAACTGAGTGATGCGCAAAAAGACTATGCCGCATCCGATGTACGGTTCCTGCATCGGCTGAAGGAAAAGCTCGACATTCGGCTTGAACGAGAAGGTCGCACCGAACTGGCCCAGGCCTGTTTCGACTTTCTGCCACATCGCGCCCGTCTCGATCTGGCAGGCTGGCCGGAAATCGATATTTTCGCGCATGTCTGA
- a CDS encoding DMT family transporter, giving the protein MSAFTLAALLMILSGSLHATVNAMIKSGGDRYLHTALMSLSSAVIAVPILFFVPLPNGAWGWLGIATVFHLIYFVLLARTLDRCELSSAYPIYRGSAPLITALVTIGLLGEPSTPLVLIGIAMIGGGILLMLQGRHASREIVLLSLATGAMTACYTVIGAEGVRAVENPLSFILWLFLLMGIGNMILLPRFTTARLGDAAKAYGRSAALAGILSLGTFGLALYALSLGPTAELAALRETGMITATVISITVFGERVTISRILAMTAILIGAVLILL; this is encoded by the coding sequence ATGTCTGCCTTCACTCTCGCCGCATTGCTGATGATCCTGTCGGGCAGCCTGCACGCGACCGTGAATGCAATGATCAAGAGCGGCGGCGATCGCTACCTCCATACCGCACTGATGTCGCTGTCGAGCGCGGTGATCGCCGTACCGATCCTGTTTTTCGTGCCTTTGCCAAACGGTGCTTGGGGATGGCTCGGCATCGCGACAGTCTTTCACCTCATCTATTTCGTGCTGCTTGCCCGGACATTGGATCGCTGCGAACTCTCATCCGCCTATCCGATCTATCGGGGCAGCGCGCCATTGATCACCGCGCTCGTCACGATCGGACTATTGGGCGAGCCGTCCACACCGCTGGTGTTGATCGGTATTGCGATGATCGGCGGCGGCATATTGCTGATGCTGCAGGGGCGCCATGCGAGCCGCGAGATCGTGCTGCTGTCGCTCGCCACGGGAGCGATGACAGCCTGCTATACGGTGATCGGGGCCGAAGGGGTGCGCGCCGTCGAGAACCCGCTGAGCTTCATTCTCTGGCTGTTCCTGCTGATGGGCATTGGCAATATGATCCTATTGCCGCGCTTCACGACAGCTCGGCTCGGCGATGCGGCAAAGGCCTATGGCCGCAGCGCTGCTCTCGCCGGGATTCTATCGCTTGGGACATTCGGGCTTGCCCTTTACGCCCTCTCGCTCGGGCCGACGGCTGAGCTTGCCGCGCTTAGGGAAACCGGAATGATCACCGCAACCGTGATCTCCATCACAGTGTTCGGAGAACGGGTGACTATCAGCCGTATCCTTGCGATGACCGCGATACTGATCGGGGCGGTGTTGATTTTACTCTGA
- a CDS encoding LPS export ABC transporter periplasmic protein LptC: MSEAARRQLDRRQHWAAPGGRHDKLVKYLQIILPASVGVLLAFLAMAPLQTSNELSFLLSRDNVEIATERLRVESARYSGSDGAGRPFELNAAYALQRSSSTPIVELEDLSAQLELDDGLAFIVANRGLYDLEDEVVTIDGPLEFRAADGYRLRTSNVLVELEDREMRSAGEVDGQIPLGAFSAENMRVDLPSRTVFLEGDARLRIVQGEGR; this comes from the coding sequence ATGTCTGAGGCAGCCCGCAGACAGCTTGATCGGCGCCAGCACTGGGCAGCGCCCGGTGGCCGGCACGACAAGCTCGTCAAATATCTGCAGATTATCCTGCCCGCCTCGGTCGGTGTGCTCTTGGCATTCCTTGCCATGGCCCCGCTCCAGACGAGCAATGAACTAAGCTTCCTGCTCTCGCGCGACAATGTCGAGATTGCGACCGAGCGACTGCGCGTTGAATCGGCCCGCTATAGTGGCTCAGATGGCGCAGGACGGCCGTTTGAGCTCAATGCCGCCTATGCCCTTCAGCGCAGCTCATCGACGCCCATCGTCGAACTGGAAGACTTGTCCGCGCAGCTGGAGCTTGATGATGGCCTCGCCTTCATCGTTGCCAATCGCGGATTATATGACCTTGAAGACGAAGTCGTCACGATAGACGGACCGCTCGAGTTCCGCGCCGCGGATGGCTATCGACTGCGCACGAGCAATGTACTGGTCGAGCTGGAAGATCGCGAAATGCGCAGTGCCGGCGAAGTCGATGGGCAGATTCCGCTCGGGGCGTTTAGCGCCGAAAATATGCGCGTCGATCTTCCTTCCCGGACAGTGTTTCTTGAAGGTGATGCGCGCTTGCGTATCGTGCAAGGCGAAGGCAGATAA
- a CDS encoding cisplatin damage response ATP-dependent DNA ligase, whose translation MQRFAHLLDRLVYTRSRNAKLRLIANYLKTTPDPDRGWALAALTGAVDIPGVKRAAVSAIVDERVDPVLFRMSRDYVGDTAETVSLIWPGREADTSTAEDMNISAVVDRLTQLGRANAPAALADMLDRLDPTGRYALLKLAMGGLRVGVSARLAKTAFAQAFDLEVEAVEEVWHGLKPPYPELFQWGEGGSAPNIENIPVFRPFMLAHPLGDTQVSIDDYAAEWKWDGIRIQLVHVAGKTRLFSRTGDDISHSFPDVAAAFCETGALDGELLVRGEAQGGPEGGAASFNALQQRLGRKKVSAKMQADYPAFVRLYDILFDGSEDLRALPWHARRERLEAFHPRLPTDRFDLSELIDVDNFEALAKLRDGARDAAIEGVMLKRRDSLYLGGRKTGHWYKWKRDPLVVDCVIMYAQRGSGRRSSFYSDYTFGCWTEDGELYPVGKAYSGFSDQELKWLDRFVRTNTLNRFGPVREIEKTLVVEVAFDSVHESKRHKSGLAMRFPRISRLRRDKPAAEADTIAALRGLIS comes from the coding sequence ATGCAGCGTTTCGCCCATCTTCTTGACCGCCTCGTATATACGCGATCGCGCAATGCCAAGCTGCGGCTGATTGCGAATTATCTGAAAACGACGCCCGACCCAGATCGCGGCTGGGCACTGGCCGCTCTGACCGGGGCCGTTGATATCCCCGGCGTGAAACGCGCTGCTGTCAGTGCAATCGTCGATGAGCGTGTCGATCCGGTCCTGTTTCGGATGAGCCGCGATTATGTCGGCGATACGGCCGAGACCGTTTCGCTGATTTGGCCAGGCCGCGAGGCGGATACTAGCACCGCTGAGGATATGAATATCTCGGCGGTCGTCGATCGGCTGACCCAGCTTGGAAGGGCCAACGCGCCCGCGGCCCTCGCTGATATGCTCGACAGGCTCGATCCAACCGGCCGCTATGCGCTGCTGAAACTGGCAATGGGTGGCTTGCGGGTCGGCGTTTCGGCGCGGCTCGCCAAGACCGCCTTCGCCCAGGCGTTCGACCTTGAAGTGGAAGCGGTCGAAGAGGTGTGGCACGGGCTCAAGCCACCCTATCCCGAACTGTTCCAATGGGGCGAAGGCGGGTCTGCGCCGAATATCGAGAATATTCCGGTGTTCCGCCCGTTCATGCTCGCCCATCCCCTTGGCGACACGCAGGTGTCGATCGATGACTATGCCGCTGAATGGAAATGGGATGGCATCCGTATCCAGCTGGTTCATGTGGCTGGCAAAACGCGCCTGTTCAGCCGGACGGGCGACGATATTTCGCACAGCTTTCCCGATGTTGCAGCTGCATTTTGCGAGACCGGCGCATTGGACGGCGAGTTGTTGGTACGCGGAGAGGCGCAGGGCGGGCCGGAGGGCGGTGCCGCCAGCTTCAATGCGCTGCAGCAGCGGCTCGGGCGCAAGAAGGTATCGGCGAAGATGCAGGCGGACTATCCGGCCTTTGTCCGGCTCTATGATATTCTCTTCGATGGCAGCGAGGATCTGCGGGCCCTGCCCTGGCACGCGCGGCGCGAACGCCTCGAAGCCTTTCATCCACGCCTGCCCACAGATCGCTTTGATCTGTCCGAGCTGATCGATGTCGATAATTTCGAGGCGCTGGCGAAGCTGAGAGACGGTGCGCGCGATGCCGCAATCGAAGGGGTCATGCTCAAACGCCGCGACAGCCTCTATCTCGGCGGCCGCAAGACCGGCCATTGGTACAAATGGAAGCGCGATCCCTTGGTCGTGGATTGTGTGATCATGTACGCGCAGCGTGGATCAGGGAGACGCTCCAGCTTCTATTCCGACTACACTTTCGGATGCTGGACGGAGGATGGCGAGCTGTATCCGGTCGGCAAAGCCTATTCGGGCTTCTCTGACCAAGAGCTCAAATGGCTGGACCGTTTCGTCCGCACCAACACGCTCAACCGCTTCGGGCCGGTGCGCGAAATCGAAAAGACGCTGGTCGTCGAGGTTGCCTTTGACTCGGTCCATGAATCGAAACGCCATAAGTCCGGCCTCGCCATGCGCTTCCCGCGGATCTCTCGCCTGCGCCGCGACAAGCCCGCCGCAGAAGCCGATACGATTGCGGCGTTGCGGGGATTGATCAGCTAG